Within Rhododendron vialii isolate Sample 1 chromosome 12a, ASM3025357v1, the genomic segment CATTTTCGTTTCAACTCAAAAACACGTGCAACCAAATCTGGCCGATCAACAACTTTCTAATGTGGTAGCAAAGCCTCAGTAATTTCAGGCCAATTGGGATTGGCAGTCATTGTAAGAAAAATGTCAGGATGTTGGTTGTGTCGCGTGATAGCCATTGAATCCTGAAATATTTGGAACATATATCTAGGACATCCAGGGAACGAAGATGGCAAAATTATTCGTTTACCAACTTGACCGGGCCCCAACCCATCAGGACCAATATCTGCGAGATCCTGGTAAAGTTCGGATCGAATTTTTCCTTGGTTCAGCCTATGAAAGTTCAATCGATTTTGCTcgttgctgcccaagcatctaTGATAAACTCTTGGAATAGTTTTCCAGCTCATAAAATTGTTGAGTACTCTGAGTTTCGTTGAAACAAACGAAAGCTATAAAATTCCATTTGAGTGAGTCTTTTATCTGTGTCGTACATCCCAATGTCTCATCTCAGGTTCCCATCCAAGCTCACCACGGGGAAACAATAGAACATAATGCAATGGTAAATAAGCCGGGTGACATTCATTAATTCGCATTAACCCATTATTTCCTCTCAAATGCAACACAACATCTCTCATTCCACTCTTCTCGGTTCCATCGCCGGGTAGAATTATTGCAATCTCATCTGCTGTTGGGAGATTATACCTCCGACGATAGGTTGATGAACTGTAATGAAGATAAGCAGGTAAATTTTGTCCCACCGATTCAGATtgattcaaaatctcaaaagctcgAAGGAATTTTTCAGGAAACGGATTAAAATGTCAACAAACAATCTTGAATTGTCTTGAGGACGTCTCTTCTCAAGTGCGGATTTCTGTTATTGCGAGCATTTAGAGCAGACTCAGGGTCGTATATGTACAGCTGAGAATAAATCGCTTCATGCCCTGGTTGTGGCAGCAATGATCCTGTTCAATGACGTAATTCACCATGGATAGTGAATGATAAAGGCCCTCTTCCATTAAGCACCCTTTATCTAATTTAGCACCAAGACTTGTAAAAGCATTAGTTGCATTGTACTCTCGAGTATGTTGGCGAAATGATTTTGATCGCTCATCATTGCCATCTTATAACTCTTGTAGCGCCAACGGGGGTGCAATAAGTGATGGTAGCTTAATCTTTTCTTGCAGGCACCAAGTTCCAAAAAGTGGATGTATTAAAGATGAATTGGTCAATTTTTCACCCATCCAATGCGAGGCTTTACAATGAAGACATGATACATCCATCCTGCCGAGATAATTACGATTGAGATATCTATTAGCTTAAGGATCAACCCTTATGTTTGTAGATTCATCCTCTAACTCATCATCAATAGATTGATTTCCAAGAGGTAGCCtacacatacattttttttttgtgaagtaaaaacacataaaaagaGGTATAGAAATAGAAACATATTAAAGACAAATGAAATTAATTTACCGATGAATTAGAGCTAAAGATGTGCCCGGCATAGCAAGAAATTCTTTGTCAAGTAAAGATTGTGCATGAGCAGTTGCCACGGCTAGAAACTCTTCCTCGAGATTCCGAGGAGGCATTGAAGGATGACACATTTCAGGTTCATCCATGTCTATGCTTGGCATAGCTACAGATTCTTCGATATGAGGTATTGAATGTTGACATGCTTTGGGTTCATTGACCCTTGAATGACATGCATCCTCTTGAAGCAATTCACTTGTAGGAGTAGACCTAAAGTATTTTTTATCATAAAAAAACATCTATCTaataaaacacataaaaaaatttaaggttaACACATTAAGAGAATTAAGTCATCCAGATTATGCAATCAATATTTTTAGTACCTTTGTGGAGCATAAGAGGTGCTTGGTACAGAGGTGGGACAAATGAAAGGGTGTGTAACCCTTGGAGGAACACCCTCCACACCATCATTAGCACATGCATCCTCCTGAAGCAATTCACTGGTAGGGGTAGGCCTAAAGtaataaagaacataaatgATTGGTGAGTGGTAAAGAATAAAAGATTTAAGTTAGTACAAATATTATGTTTAATACCTTTGTGGAGCGTAAGATGTGCTTCGTACAAAGATTGGACAAAGAGAAGGGTGTGTAACCAATTGCCGTTTTGGTGCGACGGATTGACATTGGTTTGATTTGTTCGTTGTTCAAAGCAAGAGTAGGGGCGGTGGCATGGTGTTAGAGGAGGGAAATTTATAGGTTGTAACGGTTGAATAATCCACTCTCTTTCTCGTCGCAATTGTTGTCCTCTTTCACGTGGCGATGCAGAACATagtctttcatttctttctcgATCCTGTCGTGCACGTTGGGCCAGTGCAACTTTTGATGGCACATTATTGTTGGGTACCTAAAAAGTTTACGAAATATGCAAACCTATTTTCATTGTTTGCTCTAAAAAAACGTCCAAagtaccacacacacacaaaaagtctctaaagtaacaaaaaaactATACTACataggaaaaaaagaataactatCAAAAGTCATACCAGTAgacatgaattttcttttctcttccctGCAATGGTTATCTTTTTCTTCCCCTTATCCGCTAgtgttcctttttgtttttccgtAACCATTGCTTCAGCCTTTCCAACAATAAAGAGTAAAATCAATACCAAACTTTTTAATGTATAAACAAAGAAACCAGCTTTGGCTTGTAACATTACCGCACGCAAGCGCATGAGATTAATGTCCTGCTCATCGCATATCACTACACCAATATTTCTTTCTCGAATAACTTGAACCTATATGTACAAACCCAATAGAAATGGAAAAATTGTTTAGGTAAAAGGTTGtagatgataaaaaagaaaaactattaGAGGTCATACCGCTGGACATGAATTTTCTTGTCCCTTCCCTATTATGGTTATCTTTTTATTTCCCTTATCCGCGACGGTTCCACTTTGTTTTTCCTTAGCCATTGCTTCAGCCTTTCTTTTATACTTTCCGACAAAAAACGAGTAAATACTTTTAATGTATAATTAAAAGTTTGTCACTACATAGGATGAATATGAATCATAGTTGTAAAATATGCAGTCATTCAGTATAGAGATTTTTTCTCTAGCGCAAATCAATAGTGGGCTCACGTGCAATATCTCAACCCTCGGTCCAACGATTCCAAGTTCCAACTATGAAAAAAATAGCAAGCATACTCATTCATCTGGTTAACTTGATTAAGCaaatgaagaattttttttcttactaatCCCTAACTTCCGCATGTAGAAAATCAAACGCGCACAAAACCTCATAAAATTTAGAGTTATCATGAAAATATAAAATCGCTACAGAAACTAAGTAGTAAACCTTGGGAATAGAGTTTCTACCATACACCCTTGCAGTTATGACTCATGAGATTGATGAATTACTCCACCAGTGAACAACTCTTCATGCCTATTCACCTTGCCAAGAAAAAGTATGCATGTGAAATCGGAGATGCCTAAAAGTACTCTCTCCACGATAGTGCAACTCCAACAAAAACTGTGTTGGATACAAATTACGACCCTGAAAATTTAAGAGTGACAACATACGCAGAAACCAATTCAATCTCAATCGGAAGGATTTATTCAGCCCTTGCATTGTTGAATAACAATcaatctcaataatttttctatcattcAACCCTTGCATTGTTGAATAACAATcaatctcaataatttttctatcattgTTGAATAACAAACAATAAATTAGATATAAAAGAAAAGATCATTTTACGCATATCTAACATAGTTGCAAAACACTAAACAAAATGCTATATTGTATTCCATCAGGGTTCACCTCTCTGAAACCTGAAAATGGGgcaagagaaaaacaaaataaggatGATAAGTGGCCTGGGAAGATTGAGGGAATAGCAACGATGCAACCGAAAAATCTCTACCAAAATTGACTATCAAATGGCAATTTATACCAACAAAGTAAAGATGAAATGAGCATTGCTTACTACTAAAAAATTTAATAGTGACTAAAGGAAGACAACAacattcaaaatacattatgaTTCGTGATGAACTATAGAGTACACCAATATGATTATTTCCCCCTGAAGGCCCTTGCAACCCCGTGCGATTATTGACCACCTCCGACAAATCCAAAGTTGACTATTCCTGTCAATATCCGTTGAAAAAATAGGCTTCTCATATCAGATACTTCAGTGAGAGCCATAGGCTCATGTAGTGTCATGAACATGCATGTTTTATCTCTTTTCACGGTTTTAATCGACAATTCATATGTCACGGTTTTAATCGACAATTCATATGCCACAGAGAGCATTCAATTTTACCAAATATATCAGTTATACATAAATGAAGGCCGTAAGGACCCAAAAAGCTATGGAGCCACCTAGCTTTGTTCGAGTAATACTTAACTTGAGCCAAAGTATCATGTCGTGTCATCGAAATGTGAGTGGTCCGTTTCCTGCACCTTACGTACCtaaacaaaaaagcaaaaattagGCAGAAGAAATCCCACAATGGACGTTGATAAACGCTGCAAAAAATTCATGTCAAGAGTGTAACTCCATTCTATGGACGTT encodes:
- the LOC131309966 gene encoding uncharacterized protein LOC131309966 isoform X2, giving the protein MAKEKQSGTVADKGNKKITIIGKGQENSCPAVQVIRERNIGVVICDEQDINLMRLRAAEAMVTEKQKGTLADKGKKKITIAGKRKENSCLLVPNNNVPSKVALAQRARQDRERNERLCSASPRERGQQLRREREWIIQPLQPINFPPLTPCHRPYSCFEQRTNQTNVNPSHQNGNWLHTLLFVQSLYEAHLTLHKGLPLPVNCFRRMHVLMMVWRVFLQGLHTLSFVPPLYQAPLMLHKGTKNIDCIIWMT
- the LOC131309966 gene encoding uncharacterized protein LOC131309966 isoform X1; the protein is MAKEKQSGTVADKGNKKITIIGKGQENSCPAVQVIRERNIGVVICDEQDINLMRLRAVMLQAKAGFFVYTLKSLVLILLFIVGKAEAMVTEKQKGTLADKGKKKITIAGKRKENSCLLVPNNNVPSKVALAQRARQDRERNERLCSASPRERGQQLRREREWIIQPLQPINFPPLTPCHRPYSCFEQRTNQTNVNPSHQNGNWLHTLLFVQSLYEAHLTLHKGLPLPVNCFRRMHVLMMVWRVFLQGLHTLSFVPPLYQAPLMLHKGTKNIDCIIWMT